In Chloroflexota bacterium, one genomic interval encodes:
- a CDS encoding MFS transporter, with protein sequence MNRDLRLLSISLFIWGIGEGLFFYFQPLYLQKLGASPEVIGVILGVGGLVLSLSHIPAGAAADRFGRRPVMWASWFTGLVAAWTMALARSLPVFAVGAVLYNLSAFVIAPLNSYVTAARGRWSVQRALTITSASFNAGAVLGSLAGGQVSQRLGLATIYQVAALIFMISVVVVLFIHPQPVVASDPAEKAANGRRFSPRFWAFMGFVFVVMLVLYLPQPLAPNFLRDVRHVSLGDIGTLGALARGGMVVISLVLGSFGAWEGFLLAQISGGLFALLIWKGNGMWMYSAAYFFAGGYWASKAMAAAEVRSMVSEAAMGLAYGLNETMGGLAVFLASTLAGWMYARSPESAFRWAAWLLPLLLLGNLPFHPRWRRAKVSRKQTS encoded by the coding sequence ATGAATCGCGACCTGCGCCTTTTGAGCATTTCGCTCTTCATCTGGGGCATTGGTGAGGGGCTTTTCTTTTACTTCCAACCGCTGTATTTGCAGAAACTGGGCGCGTCGCCGGAAGTCATCGGGGTAATTCTGGGTGTGGGTGGCCTGGTGCTGAGCCTTTCCCACATTCCGGCGGGGGCGGCGGCCGACCGCTTTGGGCGCCGGCCTGTCATGTGGGCTTCGTGGTTTACCGGCCTGGTGGCCGCGTGGACGATGGCGCTGGCGCGCTCATTGCCCGTGTTTGCCGTGGGCGCGGTGCTTTACAACCTTTCGGCTTTCGTGATTGCCCCGTTGAATAGTTACGTCACCGCGGCGCGGGGGCGCTGGAGCGTGCAGCGCGCTTTGACGATCACTTCGGCCTCGTTCAACGCCGGGGCAGTGCTGGGGTCGCTCGCCGGTGGGCAGGTTAGCCAGCGGCTGGGGCTGGCAACCATTTATCAGGTGGCGGCACTGATTTTCATGATCTCGGTGGTGGTGGTGCTTTTCATTCACCCGCAGCCGGTCGTGGCGTCTGACCCTGCCGAAAAGGCGGCCAACGGGCGGCGCTTCTCGCCGCGGTTTTGGGCGTTCATGGGGTTTGTGTTCGTGGTGATGTTGGTGCTCTATTTGCCGCAACCCCTGGCGCCGAATTTCCTGCGCGATGTGCGCCATGTTTCTCTGGGCGATATTGGCACCCTGGGGGCGCTGGCTCGTGGCGGAATGGTGGTGATCAGCCTGGTGTTAGGCAGTTTTGGCGCGTGGGAAGGCTTTTTGCTGGCCCAGATTTCGGGGGGCTTGTTTGCCTTGTTGATTTGGAAAGGCAACGGGATGTGGATGTATAGCGCGGCCTATTTCTTCGCAGGCGGTTATTGGGCCTCCAAGGCGATGGCCGCGGCAGAGGTGCGGAGCATGGTCAGTGAAGCCGCGATGGGGTTGGCGTATGGCCTCAACGAAACCATGGGGGGGCTGGCGGTGTTTCTGGCTTCCACCCTGGCTGGATGGATGTATGCCCGCTCGCCAGAAAGCGCCTTCCGTTGGGCGGCGTGGCTCCTGCCGTTGTTGCTTTTGGGTAATTTGCCCTTTCATCCCCGCTGGCGGCGCGCTAAGGTTTCGCGAAAACAGACCTCGTAA
- a CDS encoding alpha/beta fold hydrolase produces MKSLLIPTAEPFLFPGNPTACLLVHGFTATPREMRGLGEYLHTTYGYTVLGVRLAGHATTPEDMAHMRWEDWLASAEDGWHLLRSAGHQRIAVVGLSMGGVVALLLAAYKPAMAVVSMAAPYALEITPRERLLGLVRPYFPKGEGKVYDPEGFRGRVAYPVNPARSVLELVKMLGVLREALPAIQAPALVLHSRNDRYVQPENAERIYAALGSPRKQLVWVERSSHVVTLDAEREKVARAVGAFVAEIALEAAAGTSASQKEAVAEGEA; encoded by the coding sequence ATGAAATCTCTCTTGATCCCCACGGCTGAGCCGTTCCTCTTTCCGGGGAACCCAACGGCCTGCCTGCTGGTGCATGGCTTTACGGCGACGCCGCGTGAAATGCGCGGCTTGGGCGAATATCTCCACACCACTTACGGTTACACGGTTTTGGGCGTCAGGCTGGCGGGACATGCCACCACGCCGGAAGACATGGCGCACATGCGCTGGGAAGACTGGCTGGCTTCGGCCGAAGATGGCTGGCATTTGCTGCGCAGCGCGGGGCATCAGCGCATTGCCGTCGTGGGCCTTTCGATGGGCGGCGTGGTGGCGTTGTTGCTGGCCGCTTACAAACCGGCGATGGCCGTGGTAAGCATGGCTGCCCCGTATGCCCTGGAAATCACTCCTCGTGAGCGGCTCTTGGGGCTGGTGCGGCCTTACTTCCCCAAGGGGGAAGGGAAAGTGTACGACCCCGAAGGTTTCCGCGGGCGGGTGGCCTACCCGGTGAACCCTGCCCGCAGCGTGTTGGAACTGGTGAAAATGCTCGGCGTCTTGCGGGAAGCCTTGCCGGCGATCCAGGCGCCCGCGTTGGTGTTGCATTCCCGCAACGACCGCTATGTGCAACCCGAAAACGCGGAGCGCATCTACGCTGCTTTGGGAAGCCCCCGCAAGCAACTGGTGTGGGTGGAGCGCAGCAGCCATGTGGTGACCTTGGACGCAGAGCGGGAGAAAGTGGCGCGTGCTGTCGGCGCGTTTGTAGCCGAAATTGCGTTGGAGGCCGCGGCGGGAACGTCCGCCTCTCAGAAAGAAGCCGTGGCCGAGGGGGAGGCATGA
- a CDS encoding SdpI family protein, translating into MFHVKRLPKEVAMSNKAALGWMAAILAAMIAVTAVVYPHLPAVMTTHWGINGQPNGSMSRFWGAWLVPLLSVGVAALLWLTPSIDPRRQNYAAFRTIYNAFVVAVVAFLAYADFTTLAWNLGYRLPVGKTLAPALGAIFIAAGALLRKARPNWFVGIRTPWTLSSPAVWEKTHRLAAPAFMASGLITVLGVFWEPLMWLGVALVLVAAVGVVVYSYFAYEAEQKRGEQR; encoded by the coding sequence ATGTTTCATGTGAAACGTTTGCCCAAGGAGGTTGCTATGAGCAACAAAGCAGCGCTTGGATGGATGGCGGCAATTTTGGCCGCGATGATCGCTGTGACGGCAGTGGTTTATCCCCATTTGCCGGCGGTGATGACCACCCACTGGGGCATCAACGGCCAGCCCAACGGCAGCATGTCCCGCTTTTGGGGCGCCTGGCTGGTGCCCTTGCTTTCGGTTGGGGTGGCGGCCTTGCTCTGGCTGACTCCTTCCATCGACCCCCGCCGCCAGAACTACGCCGCCTTCCGCACCATCTATAACGCCTTTGTGGTGGCCGTGGTGGCTTTCCTTGCCTACGCGGATTTCACCACCCTGGCCTGGAACCTGGGTTATCGCCTTCCTGTGGGAAAGACGCTCGCCCCTGCGCTGGGCGCGATCTTCATCGCGGCGGGCGCCTTGCTCCGCAAGGCCCGGCCTAACTGGTTTGTCGGCATCCGTACCCCTTGGACGCTTTCCAGCCCTGCGGTGTGGGAGAAGACCCATCGCCTGGCCGCGCCCGCCTTCATGGCTTCGGGCCTCATCACGGTGTTGGGCGTGTTCTGGGAGCCGCTCATGTGGCTGGGGGTGGCCTTGGTGCTGGTGGCGGCCGTGGGTGTGGTGGTGTATTCTTACTTCGCCTACGAGGCTGAGCAAAAGCGCGGCGAGCAACGCTGA
- a CDS encoding slipin family protein, which yields MSSKAKAANPSHIAPVALLAFFVLESIAVGGTFWLQPRYGDTVAGVWVGFFTAVALYILFSWQIANQWEKAVVLRLGKFRGLYGPGLFWIVPVVDTIATWIDQRVMVTPFRAEKTLTKDTVPVDVDAVLFWMVFDAEKAALEVEDYQAAVSWAAQTALREIIGQKELAEILTGRAAMDEELQHIIDERTTPWGVSVQSVEIRDIVIPPNLEEAMSRRAQAERERQARVILGQSEVEIAESFSEAAKAYAENPTALHLRAMNMLFEGLKEKGALVIVPSSAVETMNLGGLSGLVSLSGQQTAAQETPSAGSATEGGASAAVAPNQPAG from the coding sequence ATGTCTTCCAAAGCCAAAGCGGCTAACCCTTCGCACATTGCGCCTGTGGCTTTGCTGGCCTTCTTCGTGCTGGAAAGCATTGCTGTCGGTGGAACGTTCTGGCTGCAGCCCCGTTATGGCGATACGGTGGCTGGCGTTTGGGTGGGCTTCTTCACTGCGGTGGCTCTTTACATTTTGTTTTCCTGGCAAATTGCCAATCAGTGGGAAAAGGCCGTGGTGTTGCGCCTGGGTAAGTTCCGCGGCCTGTATGGCCCGGGGTTGTTCTGGATTGTGCCGGTGGTCGACACCATTGCTACGTGGATTGACCAGCGCGTGATGGTTACGCCGTTTCGGGCTGAAAAAACGCTCACCAAAGATACCGTGCCGGTTGATGTTGATGCGGTGTTGTTTTGGATGGTCTTCGATGCTGAAAAAGCGGCGCTGGAAGTTGAAGATTACCAGGCCGCGGTTTCGTGGGCCGCGCAAACGGCGTTGCGGGAAATCATCGGTCAAAAGGAACTGGCCGAAATTCTCACTGGCCGCGCGGCAATGGATGAGGAACTGCAGCACATCATCGACGAGCGCACGACGCCCTGGGGCGTGAGTGTGCAATCGGTGGAAATTCGAGATATTGTGATTCCGCCCAATTTGGAAGAGGCCATGAGCCGCCGCGCCCAGGCGGAGCGCGAGCGCCAGGCGCGGGTGATTTTGGGGCAGTCGGAGGTTGAGATTGCCGAGAGTTTCTCTGAAGCGGCCAAAGCCTATGCGGAAAACCCCACTGCGCTTCACCTGCGGGCCATGAACATGCTCTTCGAAGGGCTGAAAGAAAAAGGCGCACTGGTCATTGTGCCCAGCAGCGCGGTAGAGACGATGAACCTGGGCGGGCTGAGTGGTCTGGTTTCGTTGAGCGGCCAGCAGACGGCGGCTCAGGAAACCCCTTCGGCGGGAAGCGCGACCGAAGGCGGGGCTTCCGCCGCTGTAGCGCCCAACCAGCCCGCGGGATAA
- a CDS encoding GntR family transcriptional regulator, with protein sequence MPLRRLPLEVDFRQRTPITEQIRNQIRVLISRGVLQPGDQLPTVRQLAADLRINFNTVARAYRLLEEDGLISVQHGRGTFVLAPASPQAEASLKRETLRLLARQLAAQAREMGFTVDEVVAALRRAWQEDEPP encoded by the coding sequence GTGCCTTTGCGTCGCCTGCCGCTGGAAGTGGATTTCCGCCAGCGCACCCCCATCACAGAGCAGATTCGTAACCAGATTCGCGTGCTCATTAGCCGCGGGGTGCTGCAGCCTGGTGACCAGTTGCCCACCGTGCGTCAACTGGCAGCCGATTTGCGCATCAATTTCAACACCGTGGCCCGGGCCTATCGGCTGCTGGAGGAAGACGGGCTGATTTCCGTGCAGCATGGGCGCGGCACCTTTGTGCTGGCCCCGGCTTCGCCCCAGGCTGAGGCTTCCCTCAAGCGTGAGACCCTGCGGCTGCTGGCGCGACAACTGGCGGCGCAGGCCCGTGAGATGGGATTCACAGTCGATGAAGTGGTGGCCGCGCTGCGGCGCGCCTGGCAGGAAGATGAACCACCGTAA
- a CDS encoding c-type cytochrome, producing MKLSVIVQTLLGIGAAFFLAGALWWYQSTEPQRLEAAQQAVLARQLDDAMTIYAENCVVCHGIRGEGIGATPALDRPDLREADPDSLHKIISRGLYNTAMPAWNMEDGGPLSDYQITELVQLIRYGDWQAVQDRVVNLGLAPTVPFTSEPDAKILTAVEALPDGDLLAQGIQVYARECVACHGPDGQGTNLAPALNTPQVRATAPETLERTIRYGVRGTLMAGWDNVLADQEIQALLALLTRWDEVPSGAIPEPDKPIPVTEESLALGEQLFAQNCSFCHGPNGQGTRRAPALNVKGYLESTSDLALQQIITNGVPGTAMPAWGTRLTEAEIQAIVGYIRSWEPTAPEVAEPAAQGGGPWWALSGNEPMGTTAVGGGGGPPWMREDQGQGGRGPRWRRQTPTAVAPQPMPTSLATNTPGTPTTPAAQPTTEAAVPPAGPAESQSGPPGFAAGHTPQWMQPPPPPPWWEDTYALLLIGSVVFAGVFLTGVGFVGARWRA from the coding sequence ATGAAACTCTCTGTTATTGTGCAAACTCTTCTCGGTATTGGTGCTGCGTTTTTCCTGGCAGGCGCCCTGTGGTGGTATCAGAGCACCGAACCCCAGCGGTTGGAGGCTGCGCAACAAGCCGTTTTGGCGCGGCAGTTGGATGACGCCATGACCATCTACGCGGAGAACTGTGTTGTCTGCCACGGCATCCGCGGCGAAGGTATCGGCGCAACGCCCGCCCTCGACCGTCCTGACCTGCGAGAAGCCGACCCCGACAGCCTGCACAAAATCATCTCCCGCGGCCTCTACAACACTGCCATGCCCGCCTGGAACATGGAAGACGGCGGCCCCCTTAGCGATTACCAGATCACCGAACTGGTGCAGCTCATTCGCTACGGCGACTGGCAGGCAGTGCAAGACCGGGTGGTCAACCTTGGCTTGGCCCCCACCGTCCCCTTTACCTCGGAGCCCGACGCCAAAATCCTGACGGCGGTGGAAGCCTTGCCTGACGGCGACCTGCTGGCGCAGGGCATTCAAGTCTATGCCCGGGAATGCGTGGCCTGCCATGGCCCTGACGGGCAGGGCACGAACCTCGCCCCGGCACTCAACACGCCCCAGGTGCGCGCGACGGCTCCCGAAACCCTGGAGCGCACCATCCGCTATGGTGTGAGAGGCACCCTGATGGCCGGGTGGGACAATGTCCTCGCCGACCAGGAGATTCAGGCGCTGCTTGCGCTGTTGACCCGCTGGGATGAAGTGCCCAGCGGTGCCATCCCCGAGCCAGACAAGCCCATTCCCGTGACCGAGGAAAGCCTGGCCTTGGGCGAGCAGCTCTTTGCCCAAAACTGCTCCTTCTGCCACGGCCCCAACGGACAAGGCACGCGTCGTGCGCCAGCCCTCAACGTGAAAGGCTACCTGGAAAGCACCAGCGACCTGGCGTTGCAGCAAATCATCACCAACGGCGTCCCGGGCACGGCGATGCCTGCCTGGGGCACTCGCCTGACCGAGGCGGAAATCCAGGCCATTGTGGGTTACATCCGATCGTGGGAACCCACCGCGCCCGAAGTGGCGGAACCCGCAGCCCAAGGCGGGGGGCCGTGGTGGGCGCTTTCGGGCAACGAGCCTATGGGCACGACGGCCGTAGGTGGCGGCGGTGGGCCGCCGTGGATGCGCGAGGATCAAGGGCAAGGTGGCCGCGGCCCGCGCTGGCGACGGCAAACCCCTACGGCGGTTGCCCCCCAGCCCATGCCGACTTCTCTCGCCACCAACACCCCCGGCACCCCGACCACGCCTGCCGCCCAGCCCACCACCGAGGCCGCGGTTCCCCCTGCTGGCCCCGCGGAAAGCCAGAGCGGCCCACCCGGGTTTGCTGCCGGCCACACGCCGCAGTGGATGCAACCACCCCCTCCGCCGCCGTGGTGGGAAGATACCTATGCGTTGCTGTTGATTGGAAGCGTCGTCTTCGCAGGCGTTTTCCTCACTGGCGTGGGGTTCGTTGGGGCCAGGTGGCGAGCATAG
- a CDS encoding Rieske (2Fe-2S) protein, translating to MSTSHEKTTPIHRRDFLKLGGVALGGLLTFEIGGVVLRYMTPRQTEGEFGGVITAGAIDDFPPGSVTHIPNGRFYLSRLTDGGFLALYQRCTHLGCTVPWRQEENKFICPCHNSQFTAEGALLNPPAPRPLDLFRVFFEDGMVKVDTSKPISRAAFEPSQVVYP from the coding sequence ATGAGCACATCCCACGAAAAAACAACCCCCATTCATCGCCGTGATTTCCTGAAACTGGGCGGCGTGGCTTTAGGCGGCCTGTTGACTTTCGAGATTGGCGGCGTAGTATTGCGCTACATGACCCCTCGCCAAACCGAAGGCGAGTTTGGCGGCGTTATCACCGCGGGCGCTATTGACGACTTCCCGCCCGGCTCGGTAACGCATATTCCCAATGGCCGTTTCTACCTTTCCCGCCTGACCGATGGGGGCTTCCTTGCCCTCTACCAGCGCTGCACCCATCTGGGCTGCACGGTCCCCTGGCGGCAGGAAGAAAACAAGTTCATCTGCCCATGCCACAACTCGCAGTTCACCGCCGAGGGTGCTTTGCTCAATCCTCCAGCGCCTCGCCCTCTTGACCTCTTCCGTGTCTTTTTCGAGGACGGCATGGTAAAAGTGGATACCAGCAAACCCATTTCGCGCGCCGCGTTTGAGCCCTCTCAGGTGGTGTATCCATGA
- a CDS encoding cytochrome bc complex cytochrome b subunit has protein sequence MRMVVDNIVLHLHPTKVPERTLRFVYTWGLGGLSAFLLLLLIATGVLLEMYYTPSAPQAYLNILQLESQVPFGSFIRALHHWAANLLIVTVTLHLLRVFLTGAYRRPRHTNWVVGIALFLLVIAANFTGYLLPWDQLAFWAITVGTGIVAYIPWVGDTLSRMLLGGPEVSGRTLLNFYTLHISIIPISLVLLASYHFWRIRKDGGLSIPKAPGEVLQRGLKRVTTIPHLVRCEAVYALLWTALLVGWAMTTPAPLEGIANPNVSPNPAKAPWYFAGLQELLLHFHPLIAAIIIPTVALLALATLPWWDTETESVGVYFRSRRGRFLALMAVGLALLLTPAWIAADAFWLDWVGWLPNWPTWLSNGVLPLALLLMGAWLLHTFLKKALPTTQEERVLFWVIFLLTAFVVLTVVGVFFRGPNMDLYWPWNMPPSHG, from the coding sequence ATGCGCATGGTGGTGGACAATATTGTCCTTCATCTCCACCCCACCAAAGTTCCTGAGCGCACGCTGCGATTTGTTTACACGTGGGGGTTGGGCGGCTTGAGCGCTTTCCTCTTGCTGCTCCTCATCGCGACGGGTGTTCTTTTAGAGATGTATTACACCCCCAGCGCGCCTCAGGCTTACCTGAACATTTTGCAACTGGAAAGCCAGGTACCCTTTGGCTCTTTCATCCGTGCCCTTCACCACTGGGCAGCCAACCTGCTCATCGTCACCGTCACGCTGCACCTGTTGCGGGTATTCCTCACCGGCGCTTACCGCCGCCCACGCCACACCAACTGGGTGGTGGGCATTGCGCTCTTCTTGCTGGTGATTGCCGCAAATTTCACCGGTTATCTTTTGCCGTGGGACCAACTGGCTTTTTGGGCGATCACCGTGGGCACCGGCATCGTCGCCTACATCCCGTGGGTGGGCGACACTTTGAGTCGGATGCTCTTGGGTGGCCCGGAAGTCAGCGGGCGCACGTTGCTCAATTTCTACACCTTGCACATTAGCATTATCCCGATTTCTTTGGTGCTGCTCGCCAGTTACCATTTTTGGCGCATTCGTAAGGACGGCGGCCTTAGCATCCCCAAAGCGCCGGGCGAGGTGTTGCAGCGCGGCCTGAAACGGGTGACGACCATTCCCCACCTGGTGCGCTGTGAGGCCGTGTATGCCCTGCTGTGGACGGCGCTGCTGGTAGGCTGGGCGATGACCACCCCCGCGCCGCTGGAAGGCATTGCCAACCCCAACGTCAGCCCCAACCCGGCCAAAGCGCCGTGGTACTTCGCGGGTTTGCAGGAATTGCTGCTGCACTTTCATCCTCTGATTGCTGCTATCATCATCCCCACCGTGGCCCTGCTCGCGCTCGCCACACTGCCGTGGTGGGATACGGAGACCGAGAGCGTCGGCGTGTACTTCCGCAGCCGTCGCGGGCGTTTCCTGGCGTTGATGGCGGTGGGCCTGGCGTTGCTTCTCACCCCCGCGTGGATTGCCGCCGACGCCTTTTGGTTGGACTGGGTGGGCTGGCTTCCGAACTGGCCGACCTGGCTTTCCAACGGCGTGCTGCCCCTGGCGCTCTTGCTGATGGGGGCCTGGCTGCTGCACACGTTTCTGAAAAAAGCCCTCCCGACCACCCAAGAGGAGCGAGTGCTCTTCTGGGTGATTTTCCTGCTTACTGCCTTTGTCGTCCTGACAGTGGTGGGCGTGTTCTTTCGCGGGCCGAACATGGATTTGTATTGGCCTTGGAACATGCCGCCATCCCACGGATGA